In Lagenorhynchus albirostris chromosome 14, mLagAlb1.1, whole genome shotgun sequence, one DNA window encodes the following:
- the TMEM119 gene encoding transmembrane protein 119 isoform X1, with the protein MGQDLVKADLEPGSLCLRSGAALAPKEEHRMGPRLSLGPLGHPCWKQALFRDLGTSLTSSPSEGEAGSQLSGPWVLHRTALSVCLSSSDCPGDQRSGRKCPIWCSRGVEGTPTGVSKGGLCVWPSLAPPLPLSPPQTHLMKSSWPCRGEEGRREEAGGKGRGGGSPEPRPQGTATDLLCSTWRDTLCAEELAPGSMVSAAAPSLTASLLLLLRVLPTASYSVSLRATFLEDTAGSGEAEGASASSPSLPPPRTPALSLTSVGPQLTPLAGPKPPTNFLDGIVDFFRQYVMLIAVVGSLVFLLLFTICAALITRRKHKASAYYPSSFPKKKYVDQSDRAGGPRAFSEVPDRAPDGRPDEARDSSQQLQADILAATQNLKSPARVAPGMGDGAKMMEGKSEEEEKGSREADQEAQGHGVPAEKAEAPPEEPCSAQADGALAAAEGQGEPEAAPSLALGAGGPAGSLENPCACGSVPPSI; encoded by the exons ATGGGGCAGGACCTGGTGAAGGCAGACCTAGAACCTGGGTCTCTCTGTCTCCGGTCTGGGGCTGCTCTGGCCCCAAAGGAGGAACACAGAATGGGACCGCGACTTAGTCTGGGGCCTCTGGGCCACCCGTGCTGGAAGCAGGCCCTGTTCAG GGACCTCGGAACCTCCCTGACCTCATCCCCTTCAGAAGGGGAGGCAGGATCCCAGCTCTCTGGGCCGTGGGTGCTCCACAGGACGgccctgtctgtgtgtctgtcatcCTCAGACTGCCCTGGGGACCAGCGGTCAGGGAGGAAATGCCCCATCTGGTGTTCCCGGGGCGTGGAGGGGACGCCCACGGGTGTGAGCAAGGGGGGACTGTGTGTGTGGCCGAGcttggccccgcccctgcccctgtccccaccccaaaCCCACTTAATGAAATCAAGCTGGCCCTGccgaggggaggaagggaggcggGAGGAGGCGGGAGGAAAGGGGCGGGGCGGCGGCAGCCCAGAGCCGCGGCCACAGGGCACTGCCACGGACTTGCTCTGCTCCACCTGGCGGGACACCCTGTGTGCAGAGGAACTG GCTCCAGGCAGCATGGTTTCCGCGGCGGCCCCCAGCCTCACGGCGTCTCTGCTGCTCCTCCTGCGGGTCCTGCCCACGGCGTCCTATTCCGTGTCCCTGCGGGCCACCTTCCTGGAGGACACGGCGGGCAGCGGGGAGGCCGAGGGCGCGTCGGCCTCCTCCCCGAGCCTCCCTCCGCCCCGGACCCCAGCCCTCAGCCTCACCTCGGTGGGGCCCCAGCTCACGCCCCTGGCGGGCCCCAAGCCCCCCACCAACTTCCTGGACGGCATCGTGGATTTCTTCCGCCAGTACGTGATGCTCATCGCCGTGGTGGGCTCCCTGGTGTTCCTACTGCTGTTCACCATCTGTGCCGCTCTTATCACCCGCCGGAAACACAAAGCCTCTGCCTACTACCCCTCATCTTTCCCTAAGAAGAAGTACGTGGACCAGAGTGACCGGGCCGGGGGCCCCCGGGCCTTCAGCGAGGTCCCCGACCGTGCCCCTGACGGCCGGCCCGACGAGGCCCGGGATTCCTCCCAGCAGCTCCAGGCTGACATCCTCGCCGCCACCCAGAACCTCAAGTCTCCCGCCAGGGTCGCCCCGGGCATGGGAGACGGGGCCAAGATGATGGAGGGCAAGtcggaggaagaggagaagggcagCCGGGAGGCGGACCAGGAAGCCCAGGGACACGGGGTCCCGGCAGAGAAAGCAGAGGCGCCGCCAGAGGAGCCCTGCTCGGCGCAGGCGGATGGGGCTCTGGCAGCTGCTGAAGGTCAAGGGGAGCCAGAAGCAGCTCCCTCATTAGCCCTCGGAGCTGGGGGCCCAGCTGGTTCCCTCGAAAACCCCTGTGCTTGCGGCAGTGTCCCCCCCAGCATCTAA
- the TMEM119 gene encoding transmembrane protein 119 isoform X2, giving the protein MVSAAAPSLTASLLLLLRVLPTASYSVSLRATFLEDTAGSGEAEGASASSPSLPPPRTPALSLTSVGPQLTPLAGPKPPTNFLDGIVDFFRQYVMLIAVVGSLVFLLLFTICAALITRRKHKASAYYPSSFPKKKYVDQSDRAGGPRAFSEVPDRAPDGRPDEARDSSQQLQADILAATQNLKSPARVAPGMGDGAKMMEGKSEEEEKGSREADQEAQGHGVPAEKAEAPPEEPCSAQADGALAAAEGQGEPEAAPSLALGAGGPAGSLENPCACGSVPPSI; this is encoded by the coding sequence ATGGTTTCCGCGGCGGCCCCCAGCCTCACGGCGTCTCTGCTGCTCCTCCTGCGGGTCCTGCCCACGGCGTCCTATTCCGTGTCCCTGCGGGCCACCTTCCTGGAGGACACGGCGGGCAGCGGGGAGGCCGAGGGCGCGTCGGCCTCCTCCCCGAGCCTCCCTCCGCCCCGGACCCCAGCCCTCAGCCTCACCTCGGTGGGGCCCCAGCTCACGCCCCTGGCGGGCCCCAAGCCCCCCACCAACTTCCTGGACGGCATCGTGGATTTCTTCCGCCAGTACGTGATGCTCATCGCCGTGGTGGGCTCCCTGGTGTTCCTACTGCTGTTCACCATCTGTGCCGCTCTTATCACCCGCCGGAAACACAAAGCCTCTGCCTACTACCCCTCATCTTTCCCTAAGAAGAAGTACGTGGACCAGAGTGACCGGGCCGGGGGCCCCCGGGCCTTCAGCGAGGTCCCCGACCGTGCCCCTGACGGCCGGCCCGACGAGGCCCGGGATTCCTCCCAGCAGCTCCAGGCTGACATCCTCGCCGCCACCCAGAACCTCAAGTCTCCCGCCAGGGTCGCCCCGGGCATGGGAGACGGGGCCAAGATGATGGAGGGCAAGtcggaggaagaggagaagggcagCCGGGAGGCGGACCAGGAAGCCCAGGGACACGGGGTCCCGGCAGAGAAAGCAGAGGCGCCGCCAGAGGAGCCCTGCTCGGCGCAGGCGGATGGGGCTCTGGCAGCTGCTGAAGGTCAAGGGGAGCCAGAAGCAGCTCCCTCATTAGCCCTCGGAGCTGGGGGCCCAGCTGGTTCCCTCGAAAACCCCTGTGCTTGCGGCAGTGTCCCCCCCAGCATCTAA